AACGTTGGCGATGCATTTGGAACCAATGTCCCGGCGTAACCTTCACATCTGCTTCGTCAAGAATGAAAGTGTGTCTACGTCAGATGAAAGGACAAAATAACATTTGCAATGATAATGCGCGGTTGCTACACCATCGAGTACAATCACTGGGCAGATTCCGTCGTCTCAAAGCCGCATCCGTCGGCCGGCCGCGGGAAGCACTCCGGCCATGGTGGATACCTTCCGGCCCCATCGCCGAACGTCATCTCAACCCGCCCGTtcttcccccctccccccctcaCCTCCCAACCCCAAGACAACTTGACCTGTCAACACATAACCAATGGCCGAGGCTGTAGACTCAGAGAAAACTCTGGGCATCAGATCTGAGCCGCGATTGCCATTACATACCTTCCCTCCGCCCATGGTCATACCGCCGCTGAAGCAGCCGCACCAGCAGACCATCATCCTCCTACACGGCCGAGGTTCCAGTGCGAAACTATTTGCGCCGGAGCTTCTGTCTGTCCCACTTGATAATTCAACCACGTCACCGGGCTTGAATGCTTGTACATTTCGAGACCTTCTACCGCATACGCGCTTCGTTTTCCCGACTGCGCCGCGGTCGCGGGCAACCATTTACAGACGGGCCATTATCAACCAATGGTACGACGGGAGCGGCGACTGGGAGGACACACTACTGGGCCACGCAAAGGAAACAGTTCTATTCATACATTCTCTATTGGAAGATGAAGCCATTCGGCTGGGCGGGACGGATAAGGTAGTGCTCGGCGGCTTCAGTCAAGGCTGTGCTGCGGCGCTTGTTTGCCTGTTGTTGTGGCGGGGGACGCCACTCGGCGGTATACTGGGTATGTGCGGGATGTTGCCCATGGCTGACGTGATGGCCGAGGCCGTGGCGGAAGGAGATTATTGACTGGGTGGACGATACGATGAGGCGTCGGAAGGCTCTGATGACGGTCTCTTTGAGCACTCTGACGGCGATTCGACGACTAGCTGGGAGGGTAATCGGTCTGAACACGATCCGGTGGAACGAGCATTGCGTATTCTGGGGGACGAGATTGGCATCACGGTAGCGGAGCTAGCGACGCGTCCATCATTCCTGGGGACACCTGTGTTTCTCGGGCATGGGACCGTGGATGATAATGTCCCAGTACGCTACGGTCAGGAGGCGGCGAGGGTTTTGCGAGCGATGGGCTGTGAGGTCGACTTCAAGGCCTACGATGGGCTAGACCATTGCTATTCCAAGGATATGCTGAAGGACATGATAGGGTTCCTTGGAGACATAGCGCCGGGTTCACAATGGTCTTGAGGCCGCCAGACTACGAAGCTAGTCTTGGTGGGTTCATATGGATGCCAGCCGGCTTGGGAGTAAATCCAATAATCAGTTTTAATCTTCACGTCCAGAGATGAACGACGCATGGGAATTGAGGAAAATATGGCAGCTTCGAATCTACACATGGTTTCCCGCGAAAGGATATTTCATCAGTGGGTCGATTGTCAAACGACTTGCTCAGGTAGCTGGAGTGTTGACAACTAAGATCATTTAACATCCGAGAGGCGCTTTCGGATTTCCGGATTGACAACAGTAGCAAGCCTCCCATGCACAGTTCCCAGAAGCTTGCTGGAAGCCAGCTATTCTCGTCGCAAGCAGGTGACTCTGGTCTCCATTCGAGTAAAGGACTATTACATCTTTGGATGTTTGCCCCTATGGCGTCGAACGTCGCTTCGGCCACCGTTTGCATCGAATGCCACGCCGTACCTAGCTAACTCAAGGCACACGTTCACGTGTCTTCAAAAGATTCTGCCCCCTTTTTCTCATAAACCTGATCCAAATCTTGCCGGAACGTTATGCATGGTTCACTTCATCCCGGGCACCTGAATACGTAGAAAAGCCCACCTCTTACGAATATCTCTAGACATAATGCCAGGACTTCATACAAACTTATCCAGGACTTCTTTCCGAATCTGGAAATTTTCGCTTGGCCTGATGTTGAGCACAAGAAGCAACACTCGCAAGATACTGTCTCCGTTCATCGCCACTGTCAATATCAGCCAACGAGGCTCAGAGCGAGGGAGCATATAGTAAACTTCAAGTAACGAAAACACATCAAGTGAGTCCTCATACTTCTCAACACTCATAACCCCTAGCATAAACTCACATATTTTGAAGAGGGCCTTCGAGGGGTAAAAGGCACAGCATATCAGAGAGCAAGATGAGGTGGAAAGGCAAGCACTCAAGACAGGAGAGCCAGTAAGCCAGACAACTACCAGCCAGACAACACAAGTCGATGGCATACCCTCATTCCAAGCCTTTCACGGGTTCAGCCTCGCCTCATTCTTCATACAGTCCTAACTCGTCCTTGCAATACATCTACAAGCACAATGAACCTATATATCTCAAGGAACCCTACCTTGCGTGTAACACTCGTAGCAACCTCCATAGCACACAGGCACAAACAAATCACATGACCGCAAACCAACCATGATCACCACTCACTCCCAAATCTCACACACCTACCATACTGCTCAACCTTCACCCACCTCACTCTCGGCTTATACTCGACTTACACCAACTCACCAACGCCTCACACAACTCACACCACACCAGCCAAGACTCATAAACCCACAAACTCCAACTCATCAACGATGACAACCCTCACGATCCGCCCCCCAACACCTTCCGAAACCCCTCAAATCGCCTCCATCCACATCTCATCAATGTCCTCGAACCCCCTCCTGCCCCTGCAATTCCCCACGCCCGCCTCCCTCGCCGACCTCCACGACCACCTCGTGAAAGACGCCCTGCATCACCTCCGTGACCACGACACGCCGCGGATCCTCGTGGCGCGCGTCAGCTCCGACCCCGACGTAGTGGATGAGGCGGATGCCGACGCCGACGCCGACGCCGAGGACGCTACCGGCACCGGGAACGGTGAACGTGTCATCGCCTTCGTGAAATG
The window above is part of the Colletotrichum lupini chromosome 9, complete sequence genome. Proteins encoded here:
- a CDS encoding acyl-protein thioesterase — its product is MAEAVDSEKTLGIRSEPRLPLHTFPPPMVIPPLKQPHQQTIILLHGRGSSAKLFAPELLSVPLDNSTTSPGLNACTFRDLLPHTRFVFPTAPRSRATIYRRAIINQWYDGSGDWEDTLLGHAKETVLFIHSLLEDEAIRLGGTDKVVLGGFSQGCAAALVCLLLWRGTPLGGILGSDDGLFEHSDGDSTTSWEGNRSEHDPVERALRILGDEIGITVAELATRPSFLGTPVFLGHGTVDDNVPVRYGQEAARVLRAMGCEVDFKAYDGLDHCYSKDMLKDMIGFLGDIAPGSQWS